One part of the Sphingobacterium sp. LZ7M1 genome encodes these proteins:
- a CDS encoding RagB/SusD family nutrient uptake outer membrane protein, which translates to MKFKFKLQYISLAFVGLMASCNDDFVSTRPLNEAPEELVWTDAALAQAFIYEIYNGFGVGGFEEQQMASMTDEALFTHPGRGINTVTESRSNAADQGYIMGTYSYGNMYSRIRATNVAIQKLRAPEIDKAKADQLLGEAYFLRAYFYQQLLRFYGAVPLVTKVYQLGEADYMKERNTYEECVNLIVSDCDSATTLLTGVAKVNGRANEVAALALKARVLTYAASDLHDIPTAKGKSAVISGYGKPEFLGYLSGDRKARWQKAKDAAKKVVDRAEYGYQMSLTAPATAEEGKANYLDIAMGGGSKVANADGKKDLILGRFFVDLKDERGGWVGRDNGPNGYHNWSGNSPIQLLVDDYEFRSGVKFDWNNPAHKAAPYTDRDPRFYVTISADGAGWKPRTEDVRNRDPFNQIQTGRYEIGNGSGTKTVVFGLDTRNSPIEDWNGSYTGYYYRKFVDPNPAIVDQNTRQQIPWPLLRYTEAVLNYVEACIELGEDAEAKTWLNKIRFRAGMPAITEAGAALKERYRNERRIELAYEEHRFFDARRWMIASTTLGRKVTIMDVFGQLKPGKTVSLYKHDPANYTYIYTVNTLNPGIENRSWNDKMYFSSFHRDEINRNTKLLQNPGYE; encoded by the coding sequence ATGAAATTTAAATTCAAATTACAATATATATCCTTGGCCTTTGTGGGGTTAATGGCTTCCTGTAATGATGATTTCGTCAGCACACGACCATTAAACGAAGCGCCTGAGGAACTAGTGTGGACGGATGCCGCATTAGCACAAGCCTTTATCTATGAGATCTACAATGGATTTGGGGTTGGAGGATTCGAAGAGCAGCAGATGGCTTCGATGACGGATGAGGCATTGTTTACCCATCCAGGACGTGGAATCAATACCGTAACCGAGAGCAGATCCAATGCTGCCGACCAAGGTTATATCATGGGTACCTACAGCTATGGGAACATGTACAGCCGCATCCGTGCGACGAATGTTGCCATCCAAAAATTAAGGGCCCCTGAAATCGATAAAGCAAAAGCGGATCAGCTTTTAGGTGAAGCTTATTTTTTAAGAGCCTATTTCTATCAGCAGTTATTGCGTTTTTATGGTGCTGTTCCATTGGTGACGAAGGTTTACCAATTAGGGGAAGCAGACTACATGAAAGAAAGAAATACCTATGAGGAATGTGTGAACCTGATCGTGAGCGATTGTGATTCGGCGACAACATTATTGACAGGCGTAGCGAAAGTTAACGGTCGTGCCAATGAGGTTGCTGCGCTTGCATTAAAAGCTAGGGTATTGACCTATGCAGCATCAGACCTGCATGATATCCCAACAGCCAAAGGTAAATCTGCTGTTATCAGTGGATATGGAAAGCCAGAATTCTTGGGTTATTTGTCAGGTGACAGAAAAGCAAGATGGCAAAAAGCTAAGGATGCAGCGAAGAAAGTTGTTGACCGTGCTGAGTACGGTTATCAAATGAGCTTGACTGCTCCAGCAACAGCCGAAGAGGGCAAGGCAAATTACCTGGATATAGCGATGGGTGGTGGAAGTAAAGTGGCGAATGCGGATGGTAAGAAAGACCTGATCTTAGGTCGTTTCTTTGTTGACTTGAAAGATGAGCGTGGTGGCTGGGTAGGTCGTGATAACGGTCCTAACGGATACCATAACTGGTCCGGAAACTCACCAATTCAATTATTGGTTGATGATTATGAGTTTAGGTCAGGTGTGAAGTTTGACTGGAACAATCCAGCCCATAAAGCAGCACCTTATACGGATCGTGACCCTAGGTTCTACGTGACCATCAGTGCTGATGGTGCAGGTTGGAAACCAAGAACGGAAGACGTTCGGAATAGAGATCCATTCAATCAGATCCAGACAGGCCGTTATGAAATCGGAAACGGTTCAGGAACGAAAACAGTGGTATTCGGATTGGATACCAGAAACAGTCCGATTGAGGATTGGAATGGTTCGTACACCGGTTATTACTACAGGAAATTTGTGGATCCAAACCCGGCAATCGTAGATCAAAATACACGTCAGCAGATTCCTTGGCCATTATTGCGCTACACCGAAGCCGTATTGAACTATGTGGAAGCATGTATCGAACTGGGCGAGGATGCAGAAGCGAAAACTTGGTTAAACAAGATCCGTTTCCGTGCAGGTATGCCAGCGATTACCGAAGCGGGGGCAGCCTTGAAAGAGCGCTACCGTAACGAGCGACGTATTGAGCTTGCATATGAAGAGCACCGTTTCTTTGATGCACGCCGTTGGATGATCGCTTCGACCACCTTAGGTCGTAAAGTAACGATCATGGATGTTTTCGGGCAATTGAAACCGGGAAAAACCGTAAGTCTGTACAAACATGATCCAGCAAATTACACGTATATCTATACGGTAAATACATTGAATCCAGGTATTGAAAACAGAAGCTGGAATGATAAGATGTACTTTAGTTCATTCCACCGAGATGAAATCAACAGGAACACTAAATTATTGCAGAATCCTGGTTACGAATAG
- a CDS encoding phosphocholine-specific phospholipase C gives MDNRREFLKKASMLAGSTAAINLIPESIQRALAIDAKPGSSYLDAEHIVFLMQENRSFDHCYGTLKGVRGFNDPRAMRQPSGLPVWYQQNNKAEIYAPFHLDIENTKITWMGSLPHGWRDMVAARNEGKMDTWLEAKQAGDPEYKHIPLTMGYFERKDIPFYYAFADAFTVCDQHFCSSLTGTSANRSYFWSGTVREEPHNPESTAHVDNSQINYKDVSWKTYAERLQEAGISWKVYQNELSLPVGFEGEEEDWLANFTDNNLEFHKQYQVKFHPAYYSFAQKKVKEIEHLLTVAKFANQEAYQKVVNELEGYKKDVEKYSAENFKKLSKQEQEIHLRAFATNTNDPNYHKLSKIKGQDGVEIEVPKGDVFHQFREDVKSGNLPAVSWLVAPCRFSDHPGSPWYGAWYVSESLDILTANPEVWKKTIFILTYDENDGYFDHIAPFISPLSSKKETGAVPKGMNTADEYVTVEQENKRTGRETGVHDSPIGLGYRVPLVIASPWSKGGWVNSEVCDHTSTLQFLEHFIQKKYKKEVKETNLTDWRRLICGNLTSSFRPIPENQCPTIDFVNRDQYVERIFSAKDKSIPGNFKAVNPDSLSKIKNNLSFNTGLGLQEKGTKPACAIPYDMDVNLSVEGGKLYFHFGLYGNLSHSKTVGVPFQLISHTAYGAKNEIGRTWNFAVKAKEELVYSIDLSDIKNDTFCFSVHGPNGFYRAFKGKVKSAFPTLKSVSGHANMGFQLELKNSTVDLKVQDPSYGHSPKILAARKSKKENWKLDQSNGWYDFEVTSDQDPDLFIKYAGHIENGKASITDPLMGGENILA, from the coding sequence ATGGATAATAGAAGAGAATTTCTAAAGAAAGCTTCGATGCTTGCAGGTTCCACAGCTGCCATAAACCTAATACCTGAATCAATACAAAGAGCCTTAGCCATTGATGCCAAACCAGGAAGTAGCTACTTGGATGCGGAACACATTGTTTTTTTAATGCAAGAGAACCGATCATTTGACCATTGTTATGGTACCTTGAAAGGTGTCCGTGGATTCAATGATCCTCGGGCCATGCGTCAACCCAGTGGTTTGCCGGTTTGGTACCAACAGAATAATAAAGCGGAGATCTATGCTCCCTTTCATTTAGATATTGAAAACACCAAGATTACCTGGATGGGAAGCCTACCACATGGCTGGCGCGACATGGTCGCCGCCCGCAATGAGGGGAAGATGGATACCTGGTTGGAAGCTAAACAAGCCGGAGATCCTGAGTACAAACATATCCCACTGACCATGGGCTATTTTGAAAGAAAGGACATTCCATTTTATTATGCTTTCGCGGATGCCTTTACGGTGTGTGATCAACATTTCTGTTCCTCCCTGACGGGTACCAGTGCCAATCGTTCCTATTTTTGGTCGGGTACAGTGCGAGAAGAACCCCATAATCCAGAATCTACGGCCCATGTCGATAATTCGCAGATCAATTACAAAGATGTGAGTTGGAAAACTTATGCAGAGCGATTGCAGGAAGCTGGAATTTCATGGAAGGTATATCAGAATGAATTGAGTCTGCCCGTTGGATTCGAAGGTGAAGAAGAGGATTGGTTGGCCAACTTTACCGATAATAACCTAGAATTCCATAAACAATATCAGGTAAAATTCCATCCAGCATATTATAGCTTTGCGCAGAAAAAAGTTAAGGAAATCGAGCATTTACTGACCGTAGCTAAATTTGCGAACCAAGAAGCCTATCAAAAGGTGGTGAATGAATTGGAAGGTTATAAAAAGGATGTAGAAAAATATTCAGCAGAGAATTTCAAGAAATTAAGCAAGCAAGAGCAAGAAATCCATCTTCGTGCCTTTGCGACCAATACAAATGACCCGAATTACCATAAGCTTTCCAAGATCAAGGGGCAAGATGGGGTCGAGATAGAAGTGCCTAAGGGTGATGTTTTTCATCAGTTCCGCGAGGATGTGAAATCAGGAAACCTGCCTGCAGTATCTTGGTTGGTAGCGCCATGTCGCTTTTCGGATCATCCAGGATCACCATGGTACGGTGCTTGGTATGTTTCTGAAAGTTTGGATATCCTGACTGCCAATCCCGAAGTATGGAAGAAAACCATCTTTATCCTGACCTATGATGAGAATGATGGTTACTTTGATCATATTGCGCCTTTTATTTCACCATTGAGCAGTAAAAAGGAAACTGGTGCAGTTCCAAAAGGGATGAATACAGCAGACGAATATGTAACCGTAGAGCAAGAGAATAAGAGAACAGGAAGGGAAACCGGGGTTCATGATAGTCCAATAGGATTAGGATATCGTGTGCCTTTGGTCATTGCCTCACCATGGTCAAAAGGCGGGTGGGTAAATTCGGAAGTATGCGACCATACCTCGACCTTGCAGTTTTTAGAGCATTTTATCCAGAAAAAATATAAGAAAGAAGTCAAGGAGACAAACCTGACCGATTGGAGAAGACTGATCTGTGGAAACCTAACATCTTCCTTCAGACCGATTCCAGAAAATCAGTGTCCGACCATTGATTTTGTCAACAGGGATCAATATGTAGAACGGATTTTTTCAGCAAAGGATAAGTCCATTCCTGGTAACTTCAAGGCCGTTAACCCTGATAGTCTTTCCAAAATTAAGAATAACCTTTCCTTTAATACCGGTTTAGGATTGCAAGAGAAAGGAACAAAACCAGCCTGTGCCATTCCTTATGATATGGATGTGAACCTATCTGTGGAGGGAGGGAAATTATACTTCCATTTTGGCCTCTATGGAAACCTAAGCCATAGTAAAACGGTAGGAGTACCCTTTCAATTGATTTCGCATACCGCCTATGGTGCGAAGAACGAAATCGGGAGAACCTGGAATTTTGCTGTTAAAGCTAAAGAAGAGTTGGTTTACAGCATAGATCTTTCCGATATAAAAAATGATACCTTCTGTTTCTCCGTACATGGGCCGAATGGATTCTATAGAGCATTCAAAGGGAAGGTGAAGTCAGCATTTCCAACCCTAAAATCTGTAAGCGGCCATGCGAATATGGGTTTCCAATTGGAATTGAAAAACAGTACCGTGGACCTGAAAGTACAGGATCCTTCCTATGGACATTCGCCAAAGATCCTTGCTGCTCGTAAAAGCAAAAAAGAGAATTGGAAATTGGATCAATCCAATGGCTGGTATGATTTTGAGGTTACATCGGATCAAGATCCAGACCTATTCATTAAATATGCAGGTCATATAGAAAATGGCAAAGCAAGTATTACTGATCCCTTAATGGGTGGAGAAAATATTCTCGCATAA
- a CDS encoding universal stress protein, whose product MKNALLIPTDFSENAWVAIKYAANLAIKFNWDIHVLHVYQKFDRLLATSEFNEAVAKHNEDASIGEMLKLENRIKTDFPNLGLTTACIDGNLTETILKVATENNAPFIIMGTKGASGLKGLVFGSNTFEIIQESPIGVIAVPESYQDFKLENIGMLTNFQATEFDLIDSFIHRTSPAIDLTLLHVLESNKSNDQNTILYWEEKMLKHTGVNSVTFKSKQMINRIDVKQPIPYCIEQMILEEGVDLLLLTYTRKSFFANLFSKSLTKSIANELTVPSFFMREYFLHPLRDQ is encoded by the coding sequence ATGAAAAACGCACTTTTAATTCCAACCGACTTTTCTGAAAACGCATGGGTAGCCATTAAATATGCCGCAAACCTAGCCATCAAATTTAACTGGGATATTCATGTACTCCATGTATATCAAAAGTTTGATAGACTGCTTGCCACATCAGAATTCAATGAAGCCGTAGCGAAACACAATGAAGATGCTTCCATAGGTGAAATGCTGAAACTGGAAAACAGGATAAAAACTGATTTTCCTAATCTTGGATTGACTACCGCATGTATCGACGGAAATTTGACGGAAACAATTTTAAAGGTAGCTACGGAAAACAATGCACCCTTCATCATTATGGGTACAAAAGGTGCTAGCGGATTAAAGGGATTGGTGTTTGGCAGCAATACCTTCGAAATTATCCAGGAATCCCCAATTGGAGTAATTGCCGTTCCTGAATCATATCAGGACTTTAAACTGGAAAATATCGGGATGCTGACCAATTTCCAGGCTACAGAATTTGACCTCATCGATAGTTTTATCCATAGAACAAGTCCTGCAATTGACTTGACACTTTTGCATGTGCTCGAGTCCAATAAAAGCAATGACCAGAACACTATACTATATTGGGAAGAAAAGATGCTTAAACATACAGGCGTGAATTCAGTCACGTTCAAAAGTAAACAGATGATCAATAGGATTGATGTCAAACAACCAATCCCCTATTGCATCGAGCAAATGATCCTGGAAGAAGGAGTAGATTTACTCCTTCTTACTTATACCAGGAAAAGCTTCTTTGCTAATTTATTTTCTAAAAGTTTGACAAAATCAATTGCCAATGAACTGACTGTACCGAGCTTCTTTATGCGAGAATATTTTCTCCACCCATTAAGGGATCAGTAA
- a CDS encoding cation-translocating P-type ATPase has protein sequence MAEEQKSISNNSYSLSVEESLQNMGVNPSEGLSGPEVEKRLQEYGKNKLQEQKRKSIFRIFFEQLNDALIYVLFAAVGITFFMGEYTDGIIILIVILINAFLGLFQEVRANNAIDALRNLSHPKAIVRREGKVLEIDSELLVPGDIVMLEAGRYIPADLRLIESANLQIDESALTGESVAAEKDAGAKFDEEYIPLGDRINLAYMSTLVTYGRGVGLVIGTSNQTEVGKIAGFLDTGETEETPLEIRLDHLGKTLGKVAIGICVVIFIISYFQGRDLTEMFLTSVSLAVASIPEGLAAIVAIVLSIGVTKMAKQNAIIKKLPAVETLGSVTIVCSDKTGTLTQNKMTVQEAFTFSDDLISVDDEGENTFEENLLAEAMVLASDATLEEDKQTGDPTEVALLALADQWEMDRKELQSNQPRVDELAFDSDRKMMSTLHNHDSKYILYTKGAVDSLLPHCQYIIQNEELHPITEEHKKQITDAVEAMSTKALRTLAVAFKESDSKIEKEEFEKDLVFIGLVGMIDPPRKEVKDSIEKAKEAGVTTIMITGDHGNTAFAIAKELGIAENFDQVTTGKEINSISYEELESHIADYRVFARVSPEHKVNIVKAFKSKGNIVSMTGDGVNDAPSLNAADIGVAMGITGTDVAKNASDMILADDNFSTIIGAIEQGRNIYNNIKKSVVFLLASNLGEVITMLVTIVAGLPVPLLATQLLWINLITDTLPAVALGMDPGDPNVMKEKPRELNENFFSHGGTQRVIVAGILIGLLTAAAFLIGYFEHGYNPFKDQIPEDIHSYARTMAFLTIIACQLFYSLSFRSESKSIFKVGIFSNKYLVFAIILGFALQLLVLFVPVLRESFKLQIIGLNDWLKVLGFGLVPLFVNELFKLIRNKAN, from the coding sequence ATGGCAGAAGAACAAAAATCGATAAGCAACAATAGTTATTCATTAAGTGTGGAAGAGTCTCTTCAGAACATGGGCGTAAATCCATCGGAGGGTCTGAGTGGTCCGGAAGTAGAAAAGAGGTTGCAGGAATATGGCAAGAACAAACTTCAGGAACAGAAACGGAAATCCATTTTTCGCATATTCTTTGAACAGCTGAATGATGCGCTGATCTATGTTCTTTTTGCCGCTGTAGGGATTACCTTTTTTATGGGTGAATATACCGATGGTATCATCATTTTGATCGTCATATTGATCAATGCCTTTCTGGGACTCTTTCAGGAAGTGCGGGCAAACAATGCCATTGATGCTTTGAGAAACCTTTCCCATCCAAAAGCTATTGTGAGAAGAGAAGGAAAGGTTTTGGAGATTGATTCTGAGCTATTGGTTCCTGGTGATATTGTGATGCTGGAGGCAGGCCGATATATACCTGCTGATTTACGCTTGATTGAATCCGCGAATCTTCAGATTGATGAATCTGCCCTTACGGGAGAATCTGTTGCTGCTGAAAAAGATGCAGGGGCAAAATTTGATGAAGAATACATCCCATTAGGAGATCGGATCAACTTGGCTTATATGTCAACTTTGGTGACCTATGGGCGAGGAGTTGGTTTGGTAATCGGAACTTCCAATCAGACCGAGGTTGGAAAAATTGCTGGTTTTCTGGATACTGGGGAAACGGAGGAGACACCATTGGAGATCCGTCTGGACCATTTAGGCAAAACTCTGGGTAAAGTGGCCATTGGTATCTGTGTGGTCATATTTATAATATCTTATTTCCAGGGCAGAGACTTGACGGAGATGTTCCTGACTTCGGTTTCCTTAGCGGTTGCTTCCATTCCGGAGGGTCTAGCTGCCATTGTTGCGATCGTGCTGTCCATCGGGGTTACTAAAATGGCCAAGCAAAATGCCATTATCAAGAAACTTCCGGCAGTAGAGACCCTAGGGTCGGTAACCATCGTCTGTTCTGATAAGACTGGGACATTGACCCAAAATAAGATGACGGTTCAGGAAGCTTTTACCTTTAGTGATGATTTGATCTCCGTGGATGATGAAGGTGAGAATACTTTTGAAGAAAACCTATTGGCTGAAGCCATGGTACTAGCATCCGATGCAACGCTTGAAGAAGATAAACAGACTGGTGATCCAACGGAAGTTGCTTTACTGGCTTTGGCTGATCAATGGGAAATGGACAGGAAGGAACTTCAGAGCAATCAACCACGGGTGGATGAGTTAGCCTTTGATTCGGATCGGAAAATGATGTCGACCCTGCATAACCATGATTCTAAATATATTTTGTATACCAAAGGTGCTGTGGATAGCCTTCTTCCTCACTGTCAATATATTATTCAAAATGAAGAATTACATCCCATAACGGAAGAACATAAAAAGCAGATCACTGATGCCGTGGAGGCGATGTCTACTAAAGCATTGCGGACATTAGCAGTAGCTTTTAAGGAGAGTGATTCCAAAATAGAGAAGGAGGAGTTTGAAAAGGACCTGGTCTTTATTGGGCTGGTCGGAATGATTGACCCTCCAAGGAAGGAAGTGAAGGACTCCATAGAAAAGGCGAAAGAAGCTGGGGTGACAACCATTATGATTACCGGTGACCATGGCAATACAGCATTTGCCATTGCGAAGGAATTAGGGATTGCCGAAAATTTTGATCAGGTTACAACAGGGAAAGAGATCAACTCTATTTCCTACGAAGAACTGGAATCACATATTGCTGATTACCGGGTATTTGCTAGGGTTTCTCCTGAACATAAGGTCAATATCGTCAAAGCATTCAAATCGAAAGGAAACATTGTTTCCATGACCGGAGATGGGGTAAATGATGCGCCTTCCTTGAATGCTGCCGATATCGGGGTTGCCATGGGGATTACAGGGACAGATGTTGCCAAGAACGCATCGGATATGATCCTTGCGGATGATAACTTCTCGACAATCATTGGGGCGATAGAGCAAGGCAGAAATATCTATAATAATATCAAGAAATCGGTCGTGTTTTTATTGGCAAGTAATTTGGGCGAGGTGATTACCATGTTGGTGACCATCGTGGCGGGCTTGCCTGTTCCGTTATTGGCGACACAATTGTTATGGATCAATCTAATCACCGATACCTTGCCAGCAGTTGCCTTAGGGATGGATCCGGGTGATCCGAATGTGATGAAGGAGAAGCCCAGGGAATTAAATGAAAACTTTTTTTCACATGGCGGTACGCAAAGGGTTATCGTAGCGGGAATTTTGATCGGCCTATTGACGGCAGCAGCGTTTTTGATCGGTTATTTTGAACATGGCTACAACCCATTTAAGGATCAAATTCCTGAAGATATACATTCCTATGCACGGACTATGGCTTTCTTGACCATTATTGCCTGTCAATTGTTTTATTCCTTGTCATTTAGGAGCGAGAGCAAATCCATCTTTAAGGTTGGAATATTCTCAAATAAGTATTTAGTGTTTGCAATTATCCTAGGATTTGCCTTGCAGTTATTGGTGCTGTTTGTTCCAGTGTTGAGGGAGTCCTTTAAATTGCAAATTATTGGGCTTAATGATTGGCTAAAAGTTTTAGGATTTGGTTTGGTGCCACTCTTTGTCAATGAATTATTTAAGCTGATTAGAAATAAAGCCAATTAG
- a CDS encoding thermonuclease family protein, translating to MTFKHLLSISFLLLMISQSSFSQELLKGKVVKISDGDTMTVLDSLNQQHRIRLHGIDSPEKGQDYYQVAKDYAGQLCFQKQVEVAILDYDHYKRAIGKIYVDGLEVNLSLLKVGLAWHFTQFDQSEEYALAEAKAKLNKMNIWSLKTVTAPWEFRKIKRQQQRLKAK from the coding sequence ATGACATTCAAACATCTACTGAGCATATCCTTCCTGCTTTTAATGATTTCCCAATCTTCCTTCAGTCAGGAATTGCTAAAGGGCAAAGTGGTAAAAATCTCAGATGGGGATACGATGACAGTTTTGGACAGTCTAAACCAGCAGCACAGGATTAGGCTCCATGGAATTGATAGCCCAGAGAAAGGTCAGGATTATTATCAGGTGGCTAAAGATTATGCAGGTCAGCTCTGCTTCCAAAAACAGGTAGAAGTAGCCATCCTGGATTACGACCATTACAAACGTGCCATTGGCAAAATATATGTTGATGGTCTGGAGGTAAATTTAAGCCTATTAAAGGTTGGTCTTGCTTGGCATTTCACACAATTTGACCAATCAGAAGAATATGCACTTGCTGAAGCTAAAGCAAAGCTTAATAAAATGAATATTTGGTCCCTTAAGACAGTTACTGCCCCTTGGGAATTCCGAAAAATCAAGAGACAGCAACAGAGATTGAAAGCCAAATAG
- a CDS encoding sigma-54 dependent transcriptional regulator: MLKKILLIDDEDKLRQLLARIIQLEWDDLEVFQAANLKAGYQILKTKEIDVVLCDVKLPDGNGVEAVLEIKKLQPLAEVLLMTAFGQIADGVQAIKNGAFDYMTKGDDNNKVIPLINKAFQKVEMAKRLMQLEEKVGKKYSFDQVVGKSKELQNAISLGKKVAQTDATVLLLGETGTGKEVFAQAIHYDSKRNSKSFVALNCSAVSKDLLESELFGHVAGAFTGALKDKKGLFEEANQGTLFLDEIGEMPIELQAKLLRVLETGEFLKVGESRPTKVNVRVIAATNRNLEQEAEEGMFRSDLYYRLSVFTITLPSLKNRTSDIPLLVKHFVALQAAKLNMPVPKIDDSYIDLLQKHTWKGNVRELKNSIERSLILIEGDTLDANALPYEFCMQEGTSNSLSAMALAEMERKHIQKVLAFTKGNKTEAARLLEIGVATLYRKIEEYKI; encoded by the coding sequence ATGCTAAAGAAGATTTTGCTTATTGATGATGAGGATAAACTACGCCAATTACTCGCTAGGATTATCCAATTGGAGTGGGATGATCTGGAAGTTTTTCAGGCGGCCAATCTCAAGGCTGGTTATCAGATCCTAAAAACCAAAGAAATCGATGTGGTTTTGTGTGATGTGAAGCTTCCAGATGGGAATGGGGTAGAAGCAGTTCTGGAAATCAAGAAGCTACAACCCTTGGCCGAAGTTTTATTGATGACAGCATTTGGGCAAATTGCCGATGGTGTACAAGCCATTAAAAACGGTGCTTTTGATTATATGACCAAAGGAGATGATAACAATAAAGTCATTCCATTGATCAATAAGGCTTTTCAAAAGGTAGAAATGGCGAAACGCTTGATGCAACTGGAGGAGAAAGTTGGTAAGAAATATTCCTTTGATCAGGTCGTAGGGAAATCTAAAGAATTGCAAAATGCGATATCCCTTGGCAAGAAGGTTGCCCAGACTGATGCCACAGTTTTATTGTTAGGTGAAACGGGCACGGGGAAGGAAGTGTTTGCACAAGCAATCCACTATGATAGCAAGCGGAATTCGAAATCCTTTGTTGCCTTAAATTGTTCTGCAGTGAGCAAGGACCTTTTAGAATCGGAATTGTTTGGCCATGTGGCCGGAGCATTTACCGGTGCACTGAAAGATAAAAAAGGATTGTTTGAGGAAGCCAATCAAGGAACCTTATTCTTGGATGAAATAGGTGAAATGCCCATTGAACTGCAAGCAAAACTATTGCGGGTACTGGAAACGGGAGAATTCCTGAAAGTAGGGGAAAGTAGACCAACGAAAGTCAATGTTCGCGTTATTGCCGCAACCAATAGAAACTTGGAACAGGAAGCTGAGGAAGGAATGTTTCGATCTGATCTCTATTATAGGCTTTCGGTATTCACGATAACCCTACCTTCTCTAAAGAATCGTACATCTGATATTCCGTTGTTAGTGAAACATTTTGTGGCTCTCCAAGCTGCAAAATTGAATATGCCTGTTCCAAAAATAGATGATTCCTATATTGATTTACTGCAAAAGCATACCTGGAAAGGTAATGTCCGGGAGCTTAAAAACAGTATCGAAAGAAGTTTGATTCTCATTGAAGGTGATACGCTGGATGCGAACGCTTTGCCCTATGAGTTTTGTATGCAAGAAGGTACTTCCAATAGCTTATCAGCTATGGCACTCGCCGAAATGGAACGTAAGCATATCCAAAAGGTTTTGGCCTTTACGAAAGGAAACAAGACCGAAGCTGCACGTTTGTTGGAAATCGGAGTAGCTACCTTGTATAGAAAAATTGAGGAGTACAAGATCTAG
- a CDS encoding potassium-transporting ATPase subunit F, whose product MIALLIVAIMVFLYTMYVLLNPEKF is encoded by the coding sequence ATGATCGCATTATTAATCGTCGCCATCATGGTTTTTTTGTACACCATGTATGTATTGTTGAATCCTGAAAAATTTTAA